AAAATAAAAAGGATGGGTAAATGAGTGATTTAGAGCAAGAGCAAGAGAAAGAAAGAGATATGGAATTACGCCAAGATGCTTTACGAGGCAAAAAGTTTTCTTTGGCAGACATAATCGGTTTAGAAGGTGGCGGTTTTCTCAAGGGGGAATCTCCCGTGCCTTTAATGGTGCAAATTAAAACCGAAATTAAGTTATTTATTAGTAACAATCTTCAGGATAGTTCAGGGGCGCTACAAGGGGTTTTACAAAATATTATTGATGATGGCGATGATAAAATCAGCGCCCTTCAAACTCAGCCTTTATTATCGTTAAAATCAATTATTGAGGAAATTATTAACCATGATAATATCTATTACGATTTTGTGAAAAGAGTAGATTTAAAATATGGTCAAATAACTGGAGATCGTCCCTATTTTCAAAAGCCCGGACAAATTCCCTCCACAGATGATGAATACAGCCATGAATCAGTTAAGACTAAATTATTAGAGTTTTTAACCCTTATTGATGAACAGTTAAAATAATGACTGAAAATTTATTAATTAAAAAAAATTATTTAAGTGAAATTTTACCTCTTAAATTCAATAATGATAATATTACTGCTTTTCAATTAAATCCTCCCATTGATCAAGAAATTGGTAATCGTGTTAGTTATCATCTATCACGTCAATTACAAGATGTGATAATTGTTTATCGCAAAGGGATTTTTTACGCCTTAAGTTCTATTAATAAATTTTTACCAACTCCTGAAGTATGGCGAAGGGCGCTGGATCAAGTATGCTCAGAAATAGAAGATTTTGACCATATCTACTGGAATTTTCATTGGCTAGAACACATTACTATTAACAGTCAAATACAAAGCGATTTCGCTTACCAAACTTTAAAAATTTGTCGCCCCTTTAAACCAGTTAGAGTCTCAAATCATCAAAAATATATTATCGAAAGAAATGCTCAATTTTGGTCAGAAGTAGTAGAAATTAATCCTAACCAAAAAATTCCTGCCTTTTCTCTCAGTATTAAAAGTAATGTTATTGCTAATTCCACCTTAGTTCAGTTTTTTGAAAGCCATAATGGTAATAATGAACCAGAAAAAATACTCATTGATTTAGAAGTACAAAATCTCCATGGTGGAGACATCGGCATCATCAAAAGTTTAGCAGGAAAAGTTGCTGATAACGCACCCGGTTTGTTAGCAAAAGCCACTAATCCTAAAAGTAGAGAAGCCTTAGAAAAATCTATCAAAAACTATCCTAATCATCCTTTAGTGGCGGTACAATTCAAGAATAATAAACGTCAATATCATTATTCCATGTTGGCTTTACGCCCTGTCATTACAGCTAAAAATTCTAGTCAATTAGGTTTAGACTTTGGCAAGATATTAAAAGAAACTAAAATTAATAATTTAGAGAGAAAAAATTTATTGATTGAGTATAAAACACAGGCTAATAATATTTTAGGTAAGTATGGTTTTACAATTAGTAAGAGTATTAATAACGAAAGTCAGCCAAATTTATTTTTTACTCCTAAAATTCCTATAGAAGATGTTAAATTGTTATTTGGAAATAATGTAACTAAAATCCATAAAGACATTTCAAAAGGATTAAAAGAAGGAGGAGTTTATCAATATCATTCTCAATTTAATAATCAGGTTAAGCCCGTCATTAAAATTAGCGTTTTAAAAATGGCAGAAATTAAAATAACTTCATTTTTAAAATCTTTAGAGAGATATTGTAATAATTATAAATTTCGCTTAGAGTTCATCAAAAAAGAACTTTTTGTAATAGAAAATTTATCTCCAGCTAAATTAAATGTTAAAATTGAAGAAAAAGTTAATGAATTAATTGCTGATAGTCCAGATTTAGTATTAGTTATACTAAAAGATGAAAACTTGTATGATCAAATTTACAGTCAACTTTTAAAAAGTAAAATTGCTAGTCAATTTATCAAGGAAAAAACAT
This genomic interval from Cyanobacterium sp. T60_A2020_053 contains the following:
- a CDS encoding stem cell self-renewal protein Piwi, whose amino-acid sequence is MTENLLIKKNYLSEILPLKFNNDNITAFQLNPPIDQEIGNRVSYHLSRQLQDVIIVYRKGIFYALSSINKFLPTPEVWRRALDQVCSEIEDFDHIYWNFHWLEHITINSQIQSDFAYQTLKICRPFKPVRVSNHQKYIIERNAQFWSEVVEINPNQKIPAFSLSIKSNVIANSTLVQFFESHNGNNEPEKILIDLEVQNLHGGDIGIIKSLAGKVADNAPGLLAKATNPKSREALEKSIKNYPNHPLVAVQFKNNKRQYHYSMLALRPVITAKNSSQLGLDFGKILKETKINNLERKNLLIEYKTQANNILGKYGFTISKSINNESQPNLFFTPKIPIEDVKLLFGNNVTKIHKDISKGLKEGGVYQYHSQFNNQVKPVIKISVLKMAEIKITSFLKSLERYCNNYKFRLEFIKKELFVIENLSPAKLNVKIEEKVNELIADSPDLVLVILKDENLYDQIYSQLLKSKIASQFIKEKTLNTEANYILGQIVPGILAKLGNLPFVLAKPLTIADYIIGLDISRFNKKKVSGSLNTCASIRVYGQKGEFLGYHLESDFLEGEEIPSTILDKLLPQNLFTNKTILIYRDGLFRGQEVTYLLARGEAINSQLILVECRKSGNPRLYESQNNNISAPPLGLTLKISSRDAIVVTTSVRENIGLARPLRLKIRSEGKQVAMEDVVDTTLKLTLLHHGALKTTRLPMPLYGADKMAYLRLRGVNPQGLGGDRQFWL